The genomic stretch ACTTGCAGTACTTGCTAAGTTCAAGTTTACCGGTCATGGTCTTTTTGTTCTTAGTAGTGCTGTAGTTTCTGCGTTTGCACTCTGTGCATGCAAGGATTATTTTTTCTCTCATTTCAAGTTTCCTTACTCGATAATCTCGGTAACAACACCTGCACCGACTGTTCTACCACCCTCACGA from Geovibrio ferrireducens encodes the following:
- the rpmG gene encoding 50S ribosomal protein L33; protein product: MREKIILACTECKRRNYSTTKNKKTMTGKLELSKYCKWDRKHTVHKETK